In Pseudonocardia sp. DSM 110487, the sequence CGAGCGGCGAACCGGTGTCGAGAACCCCGATCTTGACGGCCGTCCCCCCGAAGTCGATGCACAACTCGGTCACGGGCCACCCTTCGTTGGTAACGTTACCTGAACGCTGACACCGGCCTTCCCCGCACTATGGAGCCATCGCGCCCCGGTCCGGAGGGCGCAGGCGTACCGGGAGTTCCAGGGTTCTCGCCGCGGCCGGGGCGTCCGCGGCCAGGCGCTCGAACAGCAGCTGTGCCGTCTCCCTGCCGAGCTGGCGGGCGTCGTGGTCGAGCACGGTGACCGGGACGGGCATCAGGCCGGACAGCTCGAAGTCGTCGAAGCTCACGATGGCCGGGAAGCCGGCGGCGTCGGCCCCGTGGCGCATCCGGCGCCCGATCTCCTCCAGCGCGCCGATCGTGTTCCGGTTGTTGGCGCAGAACACTGCGGTCGGCGGGGTGTCCAGGTCGAGCAGTGCCCGCATCGCCGCCCGCGCCGAGGCGACGTCCTGCTGGCCGCGGTGCACCAGCCCCGCCTCGGGGGTCAGGCCGCGCTCGGCCAGCGCGCGCTCGAACCCCTCGTAGCGGCGCCGCCCGGTGAACACGGAGGCGGCGTTGCCGAGGTAGGCGATGCGGACGTGACCCGCGTCCAGCAGCGCCGCCGTGCCCCGGTAGGCGCCGCCGACGTCGTCGACGAGGACGGTGTCGACGTCCAGCCCGTACACGCGGCGGGAGGCGAGGACGAGCGGGGTGGTGCCGAGCCGCTCGGGGCGCAGGTGGTCGGACGCGCCGCCGGACGGGACGAGGATCAGCCCCTCGACCTGGCGACCGATGAAGTCGTCGATGAGCTGCCGCTCGCGCGCCGGGTCCTCGCCCGTGTTGCCGAGGATGATCCGCTTGCCGTGGGCGGCGGCCACCTCCTCGATCCCCAACGCGAGGTTGCCGTAGTAGGGGTTCGCGAGGTTGGTGATCGCCACGCCGATCAGCCCGGTGGCCTGGCCGGGGCGGAGGCTCCGCGCGTTCTCGTTGCGGTGGTAGCCGAGCTCCTCGACGGCCGCGAGCACCTTCTCCTGCAGCTCGGGGCGCACGTTCGCGCCGCCTGCGAGGGTGCGCGACACCGTCATCGGGCTCACGCCGGCCAGGGAGGCGACCTCCCGCACCGTCGGCTGCCGCGGCCGACGCCCTGCCTGCGTCACGTTGGTAACGTTAGCAACGCCTCACGAGCCGACGAAACCCCCGTCCACCGGGAGAATCGTCCCGGTCACGTACGTCGCGCCGATCACGTAGCTCACGGCGCGGGCGACGTCGTCCGGCTGCCCGATCCGACGGGCGGGGATTCCGGCGACGGCCGCGTCGAACTGGCTCTGCCGCTGGTCGTCGGGCAGGAACGACCACCACGGCGTGTCGATCACGCCGGGCGACACCGCGTTGACCCGCACCGGGGCGAGCTCGGCGGCGAGCGGCGCAACCATTCGCTCGATCGCCCCGTTCACGGCCGCGAGCGCGACCGTCCCCGGCAGCGCCGCTCGTGCGCTCGCCGCGGAGATCAAGGTGATCGAACCGGTGACGCGTGCGTGCCGGATCGCCGCGAGGTAGCCGAACAGCTTGCCCTCGAACGCGGCCCGGACGGCGGCGGGCCCGGTCTCCCGGATCGGACCCACACCGATCGACCCGGGGCTGAACGCGAGCACCAGGTGGTCGAACTCGCCCGTGCGCTCGAAGAACGCGGCGAGCTCCTCCTCGTTGGTGCCGTCGACCTGCTCGGCGGCGGACACGCGGTCCTTCACCGCCGCGAGCTTCTCCGGGTCCCGCCCCGTGACGACAACCGTCGCGGCGCCCTCGCCCGCCAACCGCTCGGCGGTGGCGAGCCCGATGCCCGATGTGCCTCCCATGACCACGACGCGCACGCCGCACCTCCCATTTCAAGACGTTGCGTCTCGATACTAAACCAAGACGTCGCGTCTTGTAAATTGCTCGCATGACCGGAGACCGACGGCCGGGCCGACCGCGCAGCGAGGCGACCCGGAGGGCGATCGAGGCGGCGGCCCTCGACGAGCTGCGGGAACGGGGCTACGCGAGCCTCACGATCGAGGGCATCGCGGCCCGGGCGGGCGCCGGGAAGCAGACGATCTACCGCTGGTGGCGGTCCAAGGCCGACCTCGTGCTCGACGCCATGACCGATTTCGCGGACGCCACCGTGCCGATCCCCGACGAGGGATCGCTGCCCGGCGACCTGCTCGCGTTCCTCGTCGCGTCGTTCCGCCAGCGCGGTGCCCGCCCCGCGCTCGTCGGCCTGATGGCGCATGCGGTGCTCGACCCGGAGTTCGCCCCCGCGTTCCGCGAGCGGTTCCTCTTCGCCCGGCGCGCGGCGCTGCGCGGGATCCTCCAACGCGCCGTGGCTCGCGGCGAGATCGACGAGGCCGTCGACCTCGAGCTCCTCCTCGACGTGGTCTTCGGGGTCCTGTGGTACCGGCTGCTCGTCGACCACGCTTCGCTGGACGACGCGGCCGCGCGCGACCTCGCCGCACTTGTCGTGCGCGCCGCTTCCCTCAATCAGGTGGCCGCTCAGTAACAGCCGGTCATCGCACAAGGTCGAGTCGGATCGGTCGGCGGTTGTACGGTGCGGGTGACGCACCGTGACAACGGGAGGCCACCGCCGTGACCGATGCCCAGTCTGCATCTGACGACGTGACGGCGAGGCTGAACATCGAAGTGCCCCATTCGGCACGTGTGTGGAACTACTGGCTGGGGGGCAAGGACAACTATGCCGCCGACCGGGCAACCGGCGACAAGGTGCGCGAGACGTATCCCGGCGTCGTCGACGTCGCGCGCCAGGCGCGTGCCTTCCTCGTGCGGGCCGTGACGTACCTGGCCGGAGAGTGCGGTGTCAGCCAGTTCCTCGACGTCGGGACCGGGTTGCCCACCGCCAACAACACCCACGAAGTCGCGCAGGGCGTCAACCCTCGAGCTCGTATCGTCTACGTGGACAACGATCCCATCGTCCTCGCACATGCCCGGGCGCTCCTCACCTCGACGAACCAGGGAGTGTGCGCGTACATCGACGCAGACGTGCGGGACCCCGGTTACATCCTGGAGCGGGCCGGTAGAACGCTGGACTTCACTCAGCCGGTCGGGCTGATGATGCTCGGCATCCTCGGCAACATTTCCGATTACGGCCAGGCGAACGCCATCCTCAAGATCCTTCTGGACGGGGTCCCTTCGGGTAGCTACCTCGTCCTCAACGACGGCACGAACGTGATCCGGCCCGAGGCTGCGGCGGAGGCGGCCCGCATTCGCGCGGAGGCGGGCGACCCGTACTACCTGCGTACCCCCGAGGAGATCACAGGGTTCTTCAGTGGCCTGGAACTGCTGGAGCCCGGCGTGGTGTCCACCTCCCATTGGCGGCCCGGCCACCTGTGGGGCGAACAGTTGCCGCCACCTGTGAACTCCTACTGCGGGGTAGCCCGCAAGCCGTGAGCGAGATCGATCCGACCGTTCAACACCCTGCCTGGTACTCCAGCCGGACTTCGTGATCATTCGTCTGGTCGCAGGGCTCGGCCACATCTCGGCGCGGCGGAGCCGCTGACGCATCCCGTGTCGGCCGACGCAGCCCGTCGCAGGTCAGACACCCCGTCGACCGGGCGCGCCGCCCGAGAACGAGCGCGCCGGGCTCCACGGTGCCGGGCTGGGTGCCGGACGCTTTCGTGGGCGCGCCGTTCCCGGCCCCAGCCACCCCCGCAAGGCGATGGGTCGAGGCAACCGGCGGACACGCACGCGAAGACCGGATCACGCGGTGGGCGCCGGCTGGCCTCGGCGGGGAACGGCGCGCCCACCGGCCGGTGCCTGACCGGGCCGACCCGATGGATCGACACGATCGTGCCCCGACAGCGCAGCCGCCCGACCGGCGGCGGTCAAGATCCGAAGTATCGGTTGTCCACGGCTGCTCTCACGACCATGAGCACCCGCTACGTCGGATCATGGGCGCGGCCACCGCCGAACGGGACCCAGCGGCAGCGCCGAACACCATGATCACAAAATCCGGCTGTAGGACTAGCCGAACTTCCGCACCGAGGTCGTTTCGCTCGTCAGCGGCCGTCCGTCCGCGGCCACGGCGACGACCTGCGGAACGACCGCGCCGTGCTCGTCGACGAGGACCGAACGGGTCTCACCCGCCTCGAAGGCGTGGCGCTCGCCCCATTGCCGAAGCGTGACGATCACGGGGAACAGGTCCTTGCCCACCGCGGTGAGCGTGTACACCCTGCGTTTGCCCGACGGGGCCTCGACCTGGGCGATCAGGCCGTGGTCGACGAGCTTGCGGAGCCGGTCGGCGAGGATGTTGCGGGCGATGCCCGTGCGCTGCTGGAAGTCGGTGAACGAGCGGGCCCCGTCCATCGCGTCCCGGACGATCAGCAGGCTCCACCGATCGCCGATCACGTCCACGGCTCGCGCGACCGGGCAGTTCGGGTCCGTCCACGACGCGGCGTCGCGTGCCATCACCCCTCCAAAGAGTTGCGCAATGAAACCATTCTGGCCTAGCCTCCAAAGAGTTGCAATCTGCAACCAAACGAGGAGGTGCCCGTGGGCCGAGGGACGAGACTGCTGCTCGCGGTGGTGTGCGGGGTGGCGGTCGCCAGCGTCTACGCGGGGCAGCCGCTGCTCGGACCGATGGGGCACGACCTCGGCGTTCCCCGCGATTCGGTCGGCTGGTTCGTGGCCGTGGGGCAGCTCGGCTACCTCGCAGGCCTGGTGCTGCTGGTGCCGCTGGGCGACATGGTCGACCGCAGGCGCTTGATCGCGGCCCACCTGGGGCTGGTGGCGGTCGGCCTGGCGGTCACCGCTGCCGCACCGGTCGCCTGGGTGGCGTTCGGCGGCCTCGCCGTCGCGGGCGTGTTCGCGGTGGTGGTGCAGACCACGGTCGCCTACGCGGCGTCGATCTCCCCGCCCGGCGAGCGCGGACGCAACCTCGGCGTCGTCACGTCCGGTGTGGTCGTCGGCATCCTCGGCGCCCGGATCGTCACCGGCGCCATGGCGGACGTGTGGGGCTGGCGCAGCAGCTACCTCGCCCTCGCGGTTCTCGCCGCCACCGTCTGCGTGCTCGGCCTCGCGGTGCTCCCGGCGGACGTCCGCGCAGGCACCGAACGGTACGGGCAGGTCATCCGATCCCTCGGCGGGCTGTTCACCCAGCCGACGTTCCTCGGCCGCGGGCTGATCGCCTTCTTCCTCTTCGCCTCCTTCGGCACCCTCTGGAGCGGCATGGCGCTGCCACTGGCCGTGGAGCCGTGGCACCTGAGCGAAGCGCAGATCGGGCTGTTCGGCATCGCCGGGCTCGCCGGCGCACTGGGGGCCGCTCGATCCGGCCGCTGGGGCGACGCCGGGCACCCCAGCCGGGTCACCGGCATCGCGCTCACCCTCCTGCTCGGCTCATGGCTCGCGATCGGGAGTCTCGGCTGGTCGCTGCTCCTGCTGATCCTCGGCGTGATCGTGCTCGACTTCGCCGCCCAGGCGGTGCACGTCAGCAACCAGCACATCCTCACCACCGCATACCCCGACCGCACCAGCAGCACGATCGGCGGGTACATGGTCTTCTACTCACTCGGCT encodes:
- a CDS encoding MFS transporter; protein product: MGRGTRLLLAVVCGVAVASVYAGQPLLGPMGHDLGVPRDSVGWFVAVGQLGYLAGLVLLVPLGDMVDRRRLIAAHLGLVAVGLAVTAAAPVAWVAFGGLAVAGVFAVVVQTTVAYAASISPPGERGRNLGVVTSGVVVGILGARIVTGAMADVWGWRSSYLALAVLAATVCVLGLAVLPADVRAGTERYGQVIRSLGGLFTQPTFLGRGLIAFFLFASFGTLWSGMALPLAVEPWHLSEAQIGLFGIAGLAGALGAARSGRWGDAGHPSRVTGIALTLLLGSWLAIGSLGWSLLLLILGVIVLDFAAQAVHVSNQHILTTAYPDRTSSTIGGYMVFYSLGSAFGAIATTALFDAAGWTGPTVLGAALALCALVTWVLADRVGISARRTTPRRGAARQDVCA
- a CDS encoding SDR family oxidoreductase; the encoded protein is MRVVVMGGTSGIGLATAERLAGEGAATVVVTGRDPEKLAAVKDRVSAAEQVDGTNEEELAAFFERTGEFDHLVLAFSPGSIGVGPIRETGPAAVRAAFEGKLFGYLAAIRHARVTGSITLISAASARAALPGTVALAAVNGAIERMVAPLAAELAPVRVNAVSPGVIDTPWWSFLPDDQRQSQFDAAVAGIPARRIGQPDDVARAVSYVIGATYVTGTILPVDGGFVGS
- a CDS encoding LacI family DNA-binding transcriptional regulator, with the protein product MTQAGRRPRQPTVREVASLAGVSPMTVSRTLAGGANVRPELQEKVLAAVEELGYHRNENARSLRPGQATGLIGVAITNLANPYYGNLALGIEEVAAAHGKRIILGNTGEDPARERQLIDDFIGRQVEGLILVPSGGASDHLRPERLGTTPLVLASRRVYGLDVDTVLVDDVGGAYRGTAALLDAGHVRIAYLGNAASVFTGRRRYEGFERALAERGLTPEAGLVHRGQQDVASARAAMRALLDLDTPPTAVFCANNRNTIGALEEIGRRMRHGADAAGFPAIVSFDDFELSGLMPVPVTVLDHDARQLGRETAQLLFERLAADAPAAARTLELPVRLRPPDRGAMAP
- a CDS encoding helix-turn-helix domain-containing protein, which codes for MARDAASWTDPNCPVARAVDVIGDRWSLLIVRDAMDGARSFTDFQQRTGIARNILADRLRKLVDHGLIAQVEAPSGKRRVYTLTAVGKDLFPVIVTLRQWGERHAFEAGETRSVLVDEHGAVVPQVVAVAADGRPLTSETTSVRKFG
- a CDS encoding TetR/AcrR family transcriptional regulator, which produces MTGDRRPGRPRSEATRRAIEAAALDELRERGYASLTIEGIAARAGAGKQTIYRWWRSKADLVLDAMTDFADATVPIPDEGSLPGDLLAFLVASFRQRGARPALVGLMAHAVLDPEFAPAFRERFLFARRAALRGILQRAVARGEIDEAVDLELLLDVVFGVLWYRLLVDHASLDDAAARDLAALVVRAASLNQVAAQ
- a CDS encoding SAM-dependent methyltransferase — protein: MTDAQSASDDVTARLNIEVPHSARVWNYWLGGKDNYAADRATGDKVRETYPGVVDVARQARAFLVRAVTYLAGECGVSQFLDVGTGLPTANNTHEVAQGVNPRARIVYVDNDPIVLAHARALLTSTNQGVCAYIDADVRDPGYILERAGRTLDFTQPVGLMMLGILGNISDYGQANAILKILLDGVPSGSYLVLNDGTNVIRPEAAAEAARIRAEAGDPYYLRTPEEITGFFSGLELLEPGVVSTSHWRPGHLWGEQLPPPVNSYCGVARKP